Proteins found in one Streptomyces pactum genomic segment:
- the paaI gene encoding hydroxyphenylacetyl-CoA thioesterase PaaI: protein METTPDPVVRMLDEDEASRRLGIELLDHGPGTSVLRMTVTSAMVNGHRIAHGGYLFLFADTAFACACNSHGPVTVAAGADIDFVTPAYEGDVLVATARERTRFGRSGIYDVTVVRGDTVIAEFRGRSRTVRAPGRQPSPPPAD from the coding sequence ATGGAGACGACGCCGGACCCCGTCGTGCGGATGCTCGACGAGGACGAGGCGTCCCGGCGGCTGGGCATCGAGCTCCTGGACCACGGCCCGGGGACTTCGGTGCTCCGCATGACGGTCACTTCCGCGATGGTCAACGGGCACCGCATCGCCCACGGCGGCTACCTCTTCCTCTTCGCCGACACCGCCTTCGCCTGCGCCTGCAACAGCCACGGGCCGGTGACCGTCGCGGCCGGGGCCGACATCGACTTCGTGACGCCCGCGTACGAGGGTGACGTGCTGGTGGCGACGGCCCGGGAACGCACCAGGTTCGGGCGCAGCGGCATCTACGACGTGACGGTGGTCCGCGGGGACACGGTGATCGCCGAGTTCCGCGGGCGCAGCCGCACCGTCCGCGCCCCCGGGCGGCAGCCGTCGCCCCCGCCGGCGGACTGA
- a CDS encoding S1 family peptidase, protein MRIPKLITALAAALISLLALSPAASADSRPAPRSDVGPYIIGGSYAQNAPWAARLFSNGRQTCSATIIAPTWILTAKHCVSGGGLSFRIGSLDQTSGGTTANGAQTYTHSASDLALVRLDRSVSATYARLGQPGSVSVGQTVQVYGWGATSQCGSEANCQSQYLKVANVSVTGGCRDAYSGSAICARRGDGITAGGDSGGPMMANGVQVGVASTSDRQTTTAYTNVTAYRSWIQSIAGV, encoded by the coding sequence TTGCGTATACCCAAGCTGATCACCGCGCTGGCTGCCGCGCTGATCTCCCTGCTCGCGCTCTCCCCCGCCGCGTCGGCCGACAGCCGGCCTGCTCCCAGAAGTGATGTCGGCCCGTACATCATCGGTGGCAGCTACGCGCAGAACGCCCCGTGGGCCGCGCGGCTGTTCTCCAACGGCCGGCAGACGTGTTCGGCCACGATCATCGCCCCCACCTGGATCCTCACCGCCAAGCACTGCGTCAGCGGCGGCGGTCTGTCGTTCCGGATCGGCAGCCTCGACCAGACCAGCGGCGGCACCACGGCCAACGGCGCCCAGACCTACACCCACTCCGCGTCGGACCTGGCGCTGGTCCGCCTGGACCGCTCGGTGTCGGCCACCTACGCCCGGCTGGGCCAGCCCGGGTCGGTCAGCGTGGGTCAGACCGTGCAGGTCTACGGCTGGGGCGCCACGTCCCAGTGCGGTTCCGAGGCCAACTGCCAGTCGCAGTACCTGAAGGTGGCCAACGTCTCGGTGACCGGCGGCTGCCGGGACGCGTACTCGGGTTCGGCGATCTGCGCCCGGCGCGGTGACGGCATCACGGCCGGCGGCGACTCGGGCGGCCCGATGATGGCGAACGGCGTCCAGGTCGGCGTCGCCTCCACCAGCGACCGGCAGACCACCACCGCGTACACCAACGTGACCGCCTACCGCTCGTGGATCCAGTCCATCGCGGGCGTGTGA
- a CDS encoding NAD(P)-dependent oxidoreductase, giving the protein MTETVSETVSGGSRQRRVAVLGTGIIGAPVAVNLSGSFAVRVWNRTRAKADALAAAGGIEAVGTPAEAVTGADVVVTVLKDGAAVLEAMEAAAAALSPGTVWVQLSTVGVTAADELMGLAERHGLVYFDAPVLGTRQPAEQGKLVVLASGPVTGREAAQRVFDVIGGRTVWVAEEPGAGSRLKLALNTLVLALTHGTAESLAVAKALGVDPALVVEVVSGGPLDSGYFRTKASAMLGDDYTTNFSLSNAAKDAQLVVDAAEQAGITVDGVAAGLRRSLRAIEAGHGDKDMAASYLAG; this is encoded by the coding sequence ATGACCGAGACGGTGTCCGAGACGGTGTCCGGCGGATCCCGGCAGCGGCGGGTGGCGGTGCTGGGCACCGGCATCATCGGTGCGCCGGTGGCGGTGAACCTGAGCGGGAGTTTCGCGGTGCGGGTGTGGAACCGTACGCGGGCCAAGGCGGACGCGCTCGCCGCGGCCGGAGGCATCGAGGCCGTCGGCACGCCCGCGGAGGCCGTCACCGGCGCCGATGTGGTCGTGACCGTCCTCAAGGACGGCGCGGCCGTGCTGGAGGCGATGGAGGCCGCGGCCGCGGCGCTGTCCCCCGGGACGGTGTGGGTGCAGCTGAGCACCGTGGGCGTCACCGCCGCCGATGAGCTGATGGGCCTCGCCGAGCGGCACGGTCTGGTGTACTTCGACGCTCCGGTCCTGGGCACCCGTCAACCCGCCGAACAGGGCAAGCTGGTGGTGCTCGCCTCCGGCCCCGTGACGGGCCGGGAGGCGGCCCAGCGGGTGTTCGACGTGATCGGGGGCCGGACCGTGTGGGTCGCCGAGGAGCCGGGGGCCGGGAGCCGGCTGAAGCTGGCGCTGAACACCCTGGTCCTGGCGCTGACGCACGGCACGGCGGAGAGTCTGGCCGTGGCGAAGGCGCTGGGGGTGGACCCGGCCCTGGTGGTGGAGGTGGTCAGCGGCGGCCCGCTGGACAGCGGGTACTTCCGCACGAAGGCGTCGGCGATGCTCGGCGACGACTACACGACCAACTTCTCCCTCAGCAACGCGGCGAAGGACGCTCAGCTGGTGGTGGACGCCGCCGAACAGGCGGGCATCACCGTGGACGGGGTGGCCGCCGGGCTCCGCCGGTCGCTGCGGGCCATCGAGGCCGGGCACGGCGACAAGGACATGGCCGCCTCCTACCTGGCGGGCTGA
- a CDS encoding GNAT family N-acetyltransferase, whose translation MPQLTTTRLVLREWRESDLAPWAALNADPEVRAHFPEVLTAERSEASARAFQADLERRGWGWWAVEVRATGEFIGFTGLDPVDDEMPFTGVEAGWRLARSAWGHGYATEAARAVLDFGFDSLELPEILAVTAVGNTRSRAVMRRLGMSHDPADDFDDPTVPPGPLRRSVLYRLRREDHRR comes from the coding sequence ATGCCCCAACTGACGACGACGCGCCTGGTGCTGCGCGAGTGGCGGGAGAGCGACCTGGCTCCCTGGGCCGCCCTGAACGCCGACCCCGAGGTCCGAGCCCACTTCCCCGAGGTCCTCACCGCCGAGCGGAGCGAGGCGTCCGCGCGCGCCTTCCAGGCCGACCTGGAACGCCGGGGCTGGGGGTGGTGGGCGGTCGAGGTCCGGGCCACGGGTGAGTTCATCGGCTTCACGGGACTGGACCCGGTGGATGACGAGATGCCGTTCACCGGCGTGGAGGCCGGCTGGCGGCTGGCCCGCTCGGCGTGGGGACACGGCTACGCCACCGAAGCCGCCCGGGCCGTCCTCGACTTCGGCTTCGACTCCCTGGAACTCCCGGAGATCCTCGCGGTGACGGCGGTCGGCAACACCCGTTCCCGGGCCGTGATGCGCCGGCTGGGCATGAGCCACGACCCGGCGGACGACTTCGACGACCCGACCGTTCCGCCCGGGCCGCTGCGCCGCAGCGTGCTGTACCGCCTGCGCCGTGAGGACCACCGGCGCTGA
- a CDS encoding TetR/AcrR family transcriptional regulator, protein MARTKEFDPDAALQAALELFWRRGYEATSMADLVEHLGIGRASIYATFGSKHRLYLAALDHYIGSGGPRLLAELSRPGPALPGVRAVVRRFAAEATTEEDRLMGCFVTNTAAELAPRDPAAARRVELNWDRLETLLHSALVRAQAQGELPAGRDPRALARMLLVLLQGMRVVGKASEDPGRVLDAAEQALALLD, encoded by the coding sequence GTGGCCAGGACCAAGGAATTCGATCCGGACGCCGCGCTGCAGGCAGCTCTCGAACTGTTCTGGCGCCGCGGCTACGAGGCGACGTCGATGGCGGATCTCGTCGAGCACCTGGGCATCGGCCGGGCGAGCATCTACGCCACCTTCGGCAGCAAGCACCGGCTCTACCTCGCGGCGCTGGACCACTACATCGGCTCGGGCGGCCCGCGTCTGCTGGCCGAGCTGTCCCGGCCGGGCCCGGCGCTGCCGGGGGTACGGGCCGTGGTGCGGCGGTTCGCGGCGGAGGCCACCACCGAGGAGGACCGGCTGATGGGGTGTTTCGTGACCAACACGGCCGCCGAGCTGGCCCCGCGTGACCCGGCCGCGGCCCGGCGGGTCGAGCTGAACTGGGACCGGCTGGAGACTCTGCTGCACTCCGCGCTGGTGCGGGCGCAGGCCCAGGGCGAGCTGCCGGCGGGGCGCGACCCGCGGGCGCTCGCCCGGATGCTGCTCGTGCTGCTCCAGGGCATGCGGGTGGTCGGCAAGGCGTCCGAGGACCCCGGCCGCGTGCTGGACGCGGCCGAACAGGCCCTGGCCCTGCTGGACTGA
- a CDS encoding hydrophobic protein, with translation MIPLLIALLLALVLFGAGFALKALWWVALVVIVLWVLGFFIRPAGTGGRRGRWYRW, from the coding sequence ATGATTCCCCTGCTGATAGCTCTTCTGCTCGCGCTCGTTCTTTTCGGTGCCGGCTTCGCACTGAAGGCCCTGTGGTGGGTCGCGCTCGTGGTGATCGTCCTGTGGGTGCTGGGCTTCTTCATCCGCCCGGCGGGCACGGGCGGGCGCAGGGGCCGCTGGTACCGCTGGTAG
- a CDS encoding bifunctional helix-turn-helix transcriptional regulator/GNAT family N-acetyltransferase translates to MDAAHIEQVRRFNRTVTERVGVLHDHYLGRDRPIGEARLLWEIGEQGRDVRGLRERLGLDSGYVSRLLRSLETAGLVTVEPCPGDRRVRTVRLTDAGRAERATLDRRSDALAGSLLRPLNAAQRERLVAAMTEVDRLLTAATVAVDAVDPDHEDAQRCLRSYFAEMEKCFETGFDPARSLLPDVGGLRAPRGLFLVARLHGEPVGCAGLKLPPGGAAEIKRMWVAPHARGLGLGRRFLAELEERAVRHGCEVLRLDTNKALTAAIGLYHSAGFREVAPFNDEPYAHHWFEKRLGRPEPEADR, encoded by the coding sequence ATGGACGCAGCGCACATCGAACAGGTACGGCGGTTCAACCGCACCGTCACGGAGCGCGTGGGGGTGCTCCACGACCACTACCTCGGCCGCGACCGGCCCATCGGCGAGGCGCGCCTGCTGTGGGAGATCGGCGAGCAGGGGCGTGATGTCCGCGGGCTGCGGGAGCGGCTCGGGCTCGACTCGGGGTACGTCAGCCGCCTGCTGCGCTCACTGGAGACCGCGGGGCTGGTGACGGTCGAGCCGTGCCCGGGGGACCGGCGGGTGCGTACGGTGCGGCTCACCGACGCCGGCCGCGCGGAACGGGCCACGCTGGACCGGCGCAGCGACGCGTTGGCCGGGTCACTGCTCCGGCCCCTCAACGCGGCCCAGCGCGAACGCCTGGTCGCGGCGATGACCGAGGTGGACCGGCTGCTGACCGCCGCGACGGTGGCGGTGGACGCCGTCGATCCCGATCACGAGGACGCCCAGCGCTGTCTGCGGTCGTACTTCGCCGAGATGGAGAAGTGTTTCGAGACCGGTTTCGACCCCGCCCGGAGTCTCCTCCCCGACGTGGGCGGCCTCCGTGCGCCGCGCGGGCTGTTCCTGGTCGCCCGGCTGCACGGCGAGCCGGTCGGCTGCGCCGGCCTGAAGCTGCCGCCCGGCGGCGCGGCCGAGATCAAGCGCATGTGGGTGGCGCCCCACGCCCGGGGGCTGGGTCTGGGCCGCCGCTTCCTGGCCGAACTGGAGGAGCGGGCGGTCCGGCACGGCTGCGAGGTGCTGCGCCTGGACACCAACAAGGCGCTCACGGCGGCGATCGGCCTCTACCACTCCGCCGGCTTCCGGGAAGTGGCGCCCTTCAACGACGAACCGTATGCCCACCACTGGTTCGAGAAGCGGCTCGGCCGCCCGGAGCCGGAAGCGGACCGGTAA
- a CDS encoding GNAT family N-acetyltransferase, with product MSDDVRLRPVEPDDLETFFEQEHDPEAVRRSHFPPRDRETFMTHWATKVLGDPGVLVRAVSVDGETAGNVVSWWMGDRRFIGYWLGRRYWGRGVGTRALALFLELERVRPLHADPHAANTGSVRLLERAGFRRAGTERHGDQKHIMLVLDADGARAS from the coding sequence ATGAGCGACGATGTGCGGCTGCGGCCCGTGGAACCGGACGACCTGGAGACCTTCTTCGAGCAGGAGCACGACCCGGAGGCGGTGCGGCGGTCGCACTTCCCGCCCCGTGACCGGGAGACCTTCATGACGCACTGGGCCACCAAGGTGCTGGGTGACCCCGGTGTGCTGGTGCGGGCCGTGTCCGTGGACGGCGAGACGGCCGGCAACGTCGTCTCCTGGTGGATGGGGGACCGGCGCTTCATCGGATACTGGCTCGGCCGGCGGTACTGGGGGAGGGGTGTCGGAACCCGGGCCCTGGCCCTCTTCCTGGAGCTGGAGCGGGTGCGTCCGCTCCACGCCGACCCCCACGCGGCGAACACCGGCTCGGTGCGGCTGCTGGAGCGCGCCGGCTTCCGTCGCGCCGGAACGGAACGGCACGGCGATCAAAAGCACATCATGCTGGTGCTCGACGCGGACGGCGCTCGGGCGAGCTGA
- a CDS encoding phosphotransferase family protein — protein sequence MEITPDMEETARDGAEATPDAGKSTSDAEAAAPVADAPPAADPWPGHFAAQGYPGARLIGAGVEGVVYRLGGGRVAKVWHGRPPGGPELLRAVYADLARHRLPFATPEILEITQHRGVLVTYERELPGAPVRGDSAHQPYGRGIPARDRDALLAVLRGLAAVPGTDAMRRLTVQGDDRPLWRDHDRFQDALAALVVRAVDRHGTDLAGYVPGFGPGVRRTLDALRSLPDAPVTAVHGDLVPPNLHTDAAGRPVAVLDLGFFTTAGDPAFEAAVAASVWDMYGPYAEEHAAELTRLVAGEFGYAPATLAAYQAAYALTTYDLFGRDDRDGHFRWCAGQLRRNAVFQGRT from the coding sequence ATGGAGATCACCCCGGACATGGAGGAGACCGCACGGGACGGCGCGGAGGCCACCCCGGACGCGGGGAAGAGCACCTCGGACGCGGAGGCGGCCGCGCCGGTCGCGGACGCGCCGCCGGCCGCCGATCCGTGGCCCGGGCACTTCGCCGCCCAGGGGTACCCGGGGGCCCGCCTGATCGGCGCCGGCGTCGAGGGCGTCGTCTACCGGCTGGGCGGCGGCCGGGTCGCCAAGGTCTGGCACGGCCGGCCGCCGGGCGGCCCGGAACTCCTCCGTGCGGTGTACGCCGACCTCGCCCGGCACCGGCTGCCGTTCGCCACCCCGGAGATCCTAGAGATCACGCAGCACCGGGGCGTCCTGGTGACGTACGAGCGGGAGCTGCCCGGCGCCCCGGTCCGGGGCGACTCCGCGCACCAGCCCTACGGGCGCGGGATCCCCGCCCGCGACCGCGACGCGCTGCTCGCCGTGCTGCGCGGCCTCGCCGCCGTGCCAGGCACCGACGCCATGCGCCGGCTGACCGTCCAGGGGGACGACCGCCCGCTGTGGCGGGACCACGACCGCTTCCAGGACGCGCTCGCGGCCCTGGTGGTCCGGGCCGTGGACCGGCACGGCACCGACCTGGCCGGGTACGTACCCGGCTTCGGCCCGGGGGTGCGACGCACCCTGGACGCGCTGCGGTCGCTGCCCGACGCCCCGGTCACCGCCGTCCACGGCGACCTCGTGCCGCCCAACCTCCACACCGACGCGGCCGGCCGGCCCGTCGCCGTCCTGGACCTGGGCTTCTTCACCACCGCGGGCGACCCGGCCTTCGAGGCCGCCGTCGCCGCGTCCGTGTGGGACATGTACGGCCCGTACGCCGAGGAGCACGCCGCGGAGCTCACCCGGCTCGTCGCCGGCGAGTTCGGGTACGCGCCCGCCACCCTCGCCGCGTACCAGGCCGCCTACGCCCTCACCACCTACGACCTGTTCGGCCGGGACGACCGCGACGGGCACTTCCGGTGGTGTGCCGGGCAGCTGCGCCGCAACGCCGTATTCCAGGGCCGGACCTGA
- a CDS encoding CsbD family protein, with translation MAAGEKAKAAAEQAKGKAKEAAGRAAGNERLEAEGRGEKARGNARQTKEKAKDTFRS, from the coding sequence GTGGCCGCCGGTGAGAAGGCGAAGGCAGCAGCGGAGCAGGCCAAGGGCAAGGCGAAGGAGGCCGCCGGCCGCGCGGCGGGGAACGAGCGGCTGGAGGCCGAGGGCCGTGGCGAGAAGGCCCGGGGCAATGCCCGCCAGACGAAGGAGAAGGCCAAGGACACCTTCCGCTCCTGA
- a CDS encoding nucleoside deaminase, giving the protein MVNDEDMRHLRRCVELAAEALAAGDEPFGSLLVDGAGTVRAEDRNRVASGDRTRHPEFALARWAADHLTPQERAAATVYTSGEHCPMCAAAHGWVGLGRIVYAASSRQLTAWLEEWGVPAAPVRPLPVQEIAPGVIVEGPVAGPAEEVRALHRRFHGREA; this is encoded by the coding sequence ATGGTGAACGACGAGGACATGCGGCACCTGCGGCGGTGCGTGGAGCTGGCGGCCGAGGCGCTGGCGGCGGGGGACGAGCCGTTCGGGTCCCTCCTCGTGGACGGCGCCGGCACGGTCCGGGCCGAGGACCGCAACCGGGTGGCGTCCGGTGACCGTACACGCCATCCGGAGTTCGCGCTGGCCCGCTGGGCGGCGGACCACCTGACGCCCCAGGAGCGTGCGGCGGCGACGGTCTACACCTCCGGCGAGCACTGCCCGATGTGCGCCGCGGCCCACGGCTGGGTGGGGCTGGGACGCATCGTGTACGCGGCGTCCTCCCGGCAGCTGACCGCGTGGCTGGAGGAATGGGGGGTGCCTGCCGCGCCGGTGCGGCCCCTCCCGGTGCAGGAGATCGCTCCCGGCGTGATCGTGGAGGGCCCGGTCGCGGGGCCGGCCGAAGAGGTGCGCGCCCTGCACCGGCGCTTCCACGGCCGGGAAGCCTGA
- a CDS encoding protein-tyrosine phosphatase family protein, with product MSESWSSTAAGVIRFPSGAMIRGRGLRHPLPSGPVPSFAVHLLGKRPPVTEWESRWLRWPDFLLPKDRAEARSLFREALRRAAHERVEVACGGGRGRTGTALACIAVLDGVPPDEAVAYVRRHYSPRAVETPWQRRFVARFGEE from the coding sequence ATGAGCGAAAGCTGGAGTTCAACCGCGGCCGGGGTGATCCGCTTCCCCTCCGGAGCCATGATCCGCGGCCGGGGCCTGCGCCACCCCCTCCCGTCCGGGCCCGTACCCTCGTTCGCGGTCCATCTGCTGGGCAAGCGCCCGCCGGTGACGGAGTGGGAGTCCCGCTGGCTGCGCTGGCCGGACTTCCTGCTGCCCAAGGACCGTGCGGAGGCCCGGAGTCTGTTCCGGGAGGCGCTGCGGCGGGCCGCCCACGAGCGGGTCGAGGTGGCGTGCGGCGGTGGGCGGGGGCGGACCGGGACGGCGCTGGCGTGCATCGCCGTCCTCGACGGGGTTCCGCCGGACGAGGCGGTGGCGTACGTACGGCGGCACTACAGCCCCCGTGCGGTGGAGACGCCCTGGCAGCGCCGTTTCGTGGCGCGCTTCGGCGAGGAGTGA
- a CDS encoding GNAT family N-acetyltransferase gives MDRPSQIIECGDLVLRRWRGRSDFALAFRLIEESVDHLSPWMPWAAGHGEESTREFLATSEEKWASGETFNYAVGRDGRLVGMCQTYRGADPRGWGLGYWLHPAATGRGIATTAVAALITEMFTLPGVEYLEIRHDLANTSSGAVPRRLGFTEVRRERAEQPVAPACCGIDVIWRLDRPASPAAGGPAGPAVGAPARRPSGRVPGHPDPGTGRSGTGGVSGAPRARGC, from the coding sequence ATGGACCGACCGAGTCAGATCATCGAGTGCGGGGACCTCGTTCTGCGGCGCTGGCGGGGCCGGAGCGACTTCGCCCTGGCGTTCCGGCTGATCGAGGAGTCCGTGGATCACCTCAGCCCCTGGATGCCGTGGGCCGCCGGCCACGGCGAGGAGAGCACCCGGGAGTTCCTGGCGACGTCCGAGGAGAAGTGGGCGAGCGGCGAGACGTTCAACTACGCCGTCGGCAGGGACGGCAGGCTCGTCGGCATGTGCCAGACCTACCGCGGGGCCGACCCCCGGGGCTGGGGACTGGGGTACTGGCTGCACCCCGCCGCCACCGGCCGGGGCATCGCCACCACCGCGGTGGCGGCGCTGATCACCGAGATGTTCACCCTGCCGGGCGTGGAGTACCTGGAGATCAGGCACGATCTGGCCAACACCTCCAGCGGTGCCGTTCCGCGCCGGCTGGGGTTCACCGAGGTCCGGCGGGAGCGGGCGGAGCAACCCGTGGCTCCGGCCTGCTGCGGCATCGACGTCATCTGGCGCCTGGACCGGCCGGCGTCGCCCGCGGCCGGCGGTCCCGCCGGGCCCGCCGTCGGCGCCCCCGCCCGCCGGCCGTCCGGCCGGGTGCCCGGGCACCCGGACCCCGGCACCGGCCGGAGCGGCACCGGCGGTGTGTCGGGCGCCCCGCGTGCGCGGGGCTGTTGA